A single genomic interval of Megalobrama amblycephala isolate DHTTF-2021 linkage group LG15, ASM1881202v1, whole genome shotgun sequence harbors:
- the LOC125247702 gene encoding NACHT, LRR and PYD domains-containing protein 3-like, producing the protein MASADQHCDTQDEMEEDKLKHKEVKKSSSAHTGVRVDLNAQTGAAVNAPVLTGNTITGSVTITMNPAEQEPQNITETAEKHREEQEDLILKKFLGTHKTYMKNKAKRIFEGKKENEADLMAVYTELFITEGDMKDVNQEHEILKIDDAFKKKKTQDKPIKCNDIFTELRKNNEEKIVLTKGVAGIGKTVSVHKFILDWAEETANQDIHCVFLLPFREINSIKDREVNLHEFLLKFYPQLKDLEKSTLYKECKLAFIFDGLDESRLDLKFQCGSLNNVEERSSADVLFTSLVKGKLLPSALVWVTSRPAAANQIPPEYVGLFTEVQGFTDQQKEEYFRKRITDETQASRIISHIKTSRSLYIMCHIPVFCWIMATVLQNNLIKNNTENIRTTLTEMYIHFLLIQMNMKSQKYDGNSERQRKKLLHSNREMILKLAKLAFEQLKKENIVFSEEDLEACGIDVSEDTEFTGMIAEIFKQEDGLHEEKVFCFVHLSVQEFLAAVYVFLCYLNKKMEELQFFFDEPKENITLQELLEKAVDKAMESEKGHLDLFLRFLMGNSLGSSQNLLKGLITHPEDTTESTQKTTTYIKQVQNKEISDEASVNLFYCLLELKDHSLYEEIQRYLSSDEHPGEKLSSSMCTVLTYILLMSEKVLDEFNPKRFTSSSNYKRLVPAVRCCRKALFDGCGLDETCCETVSSVLQSSNSNLSELDLSYNHLKNSGVKLLSDGLKSLNCKLNRLRLCGCNLTAQSCDHLSSALQSSNSVLKELDLSNNDLQDSGVRLLSDGLKSSNCQLQILSLTHCRLTVQACESFSSVLQSSNCVLRELDLSNNELRDSGVKLLSDGLKRNCKLEILRLSGCMVTEEGCGYVSSALSSNPSHLRELDLSYNHPGEPGVQLLFDTLNHPNYRLDKLNVDHGGEFRIIAGLHKYSHRITLDLNTVSKRLHLSEWNRVIINTYPPQLSHPHPDRFNHFSQVLCRESVCDRRCYWEIEWSGKYVAISVSYKSTSRKAPGDETMLGWNDQSWGLICSSFYYSLWHNNVQIYLPVKPIISRRVGVHVNHYRVGVYVDHSAGTLSFYGVTRNIMILIHTVQTTFTQPLYPGIAVGLASSVKLC; encoded by the exons AGCCACAAAATATTACAGAGACAGCAGAGAAACACAGAGAAGAGCAAG AGGATTTGATTCTGAAAAAATTCTTGGGAACTCACAAAACATACATGAAGAATAAAGCAAAGCGTATTTTTGAAGGcaagaaagaaaatgaagcaGATCTTATGGCTGTTTACACAGAACTGTTCATCACAGAGGGAGATATGAAAGATGTCAATCAGGAACATGAGATTCTGAAGATTGATGATgctttcaagaaaaaaaaaacacaggacAAACCAATCAAATGCAATGATATATTTACTGAGCTGAGGAAAAACAATGAGGAAAAGATTGTGCTGACCAAAGGAGTTGCTGGCATCGGAAAAACTGTCTCTGTGCACAAGTTCATCCTGGACTGGGCAGAAGAAACAGCCAATCAGGATATACACTGTGTGTTCCTGCTTCCATTCCGAGAGATTAACAGCATTAAAGACAGAGAAGTCAATCTCCATGAGTTTCTGCTGAAATTTTATCCTCAATTGAAGGACCTGGAAAAATCAACGTTATATAAGGAATGTAAACTTGCATTTATATTTGATGGACTTGATGAGAGTCGCCTGGATTTGAAGTTTCAATGTGGATCATTGAACAATGTTGAGGAAAGATCATCTGCAGATGTGCTGTTCACAAGTCTGGTCAAAGGGAAGCTGCTTCCATCAGCTCTCGTCTGGGTGACCTCACGAccagcagcagccaatcagatccctCCTGAGTATGTGGGTTTGTTCACAGAGGTGCAAGGATTCACTGACCAACAGAAGGAGGAGTACTTCAGAAAGAGAATCACAGATGAGACTCAGGCCTCCAGAATCATCTCACACATTAAGACGTCTCGTAGTCTctacatcatgtgccacattCCTGTGTTCTGCTGGATCATGGCCACAGTACTTCAGAATAATCTCATCAAGAACAATACTGAGAACATCCGCACAACACTCACTGAAATGTATATTCACTTCCTGCTGATACAGATGAACATGAAGAGCCAGAAATATGATGGAAATTCAGAAAGACAACGAAAAAAGCTCTTGCATTCAAATAGAgaaatgattttgaagttggccAAGCTAGCGTTTGAACAGTTGAAGAAGGAAAACATTGTGTTCTCTGAGGAAGATCTGGAAGCATGTGGTATTGATGTGAGTGAAGACACCGAGTTCACAGGAATGATCGCTGAGATTTTTAAGCAGGAAGATGGACTTCATGAAGAAAAGGTCTTCTGCTTTGTGCATCTGAGTGTTCAAGAGTTCCTCGCTGCAGTGTATGTGTTCCTCTGTTACCTGAACAAGAAAATGGAGGAGCTTCagtttttttttgatgaacctAAAGAAAACATCACATTGCAGGAGCTACTAGAGAAGGCTGTTGATAAAGCCATGGAGAGTGAGAAAGGACATCTGGACCTGTTCCTGCGGTTTCTGATGGGAAATTCACTGGGATCCAGTCAAAACCTGCTCAAAGGCCTGATCACACACCCTGAAGACACCACAGAGAGCACCCAAAAAACAACTACATACATTAAACAAGTACAAAACAAGGAGATCTCAGATGAAGCTTCAGTCAACCTATTTTACTGCTTACTTGAGCTCAAGGATCATTCATTATATGAGGAAATCCAGAGATACCTCAGTTCAGATGAACATCCAGGGGAAAAACTCTCATCTTCAATGTGCACAGTGCTGACCTACATACTTCTGATGTCAGAGAAGGTGCTGGATGAGTTCAACCCAAAGAGGTTCACGTCATCTTCAAACTACAAGAGACTCGTTCCAGCTGTGAGATGCTGCAGAAAAGCCCT ATTTGATGGCTGTGGTCTTGATGAAACATGCTGTGAAACTGTATCTTCAGTTCTTCAATCATCAAACTCCAATCTGAGTGAGTTGGACCTGAGCTACAATCACCTGAAgaattcaggagtgaagctgctTTCTGATGGACTAAAGAGTTTAAACTGTAAACTGAACAGACTGAG GCTATGTGGGTGTAATCTCACTGCTCAATCCTGTGACCATTTGTCATCAGCTCTACAATCCTCAAACTCTGTCCTGaaagagctggacctgagtaacaatgacctgcaggattctGGAGTGAGGCTgctttctgatggactgaagagttcAAACTGTCAGCTGCAAATACTGag CCTTACTCACTGTAGACTCACTGTTCAGGCTTGTGAGAGTTTTTCATCAGTTCTACAATCCTCAAACTGTGTCCTGAGAGAactggacctgagtaacaatgaaCTGCGTGATTCTGGAGTGAAGCTTCTTTCTGATGGCCTGAAGAGAAACTGTAAGCTGGAGATTTTGAG GTTGTCTGGGtgtatggtgacagaggaaggctgtggttatgtgtcttcagctctgagttcaaacccctcacacctgagagagctggatctgagctacaatcacccaggaGAACCAGGAGTGCAGCTGCTCTTTGATACACTCAACCATCCAAACTACAGACTGGACAAACTGAA tgtggaTCATGGAGGAGAGTTCAGGATTATAGCAGGACTACACAAAT attcccatcggatcactctggatctgaacacagtgagtAAACGCCTCCATCTGTCTGAGTGGAACAGAGTGATTATTAACACTTACCCACCGCAGTTGTCTCATcctcatccagacagatttaatcatttttctcaagtgttgtgtagagagagtgtgtgtgatcgacgctgttactgggagattgagtggagtgggaAATATGTggctatatcagtgtcatataagagcaccAGCAGGAAGGCACCGGGTGATGAGACTATGTTAGGATGGAATGATCAGTCCTGGGGTTTGATCTGCTCTTCCTTCTATTACTCATTGTGGCACAATAACGTACAGATTTATCTCCCTGTAAAGCCCATCATCAGCAGGAGAGTAGGAGTGCATGTGAATCACTATagagtaggagtgtatgtggatcacagtgcaggaactctgtccttctacggCGTCACGAGAAACATAAtgatcctcatccacacagtccagaccacattcactcaaccactCTATCCTGGGATTGCTGTTGGTCTTGcatcatcagtgaaactgtgttga